A single genomic interval of Coregonus clupeaformis isolate EN_2021a chromosome 36, ASM2061545v1, whole genome shotgun sequence harbors:
- the LOC121565041 gene encoding ankyrin repeat and SOCS box protein 2-like, with the protein MRPLVPVIENGDLKALTEIVKCNPESLFVPNEDGWISLHEAAYYGQEECLKIILRAHPGMVNTCGTHNQTPLLLAAIFHHVNCVECLLDRGANPEIANKDGETPLFKACGKPNAEIVDHLLKYGASVHKACVRGVTPLHEAAGHDNVEICQMLLDAGAKMNAANIYGIDPFFTAAQNGGVKVLSFLISKGADMNCQACDGATPLYEASKNGHKEVVELLLSQKADANRTTKSGLLPLHVAVRKGHFDIMSMLIPATSKAKVQCSGISPLHLAAEHNRDWILEVLIKRGYDVNLQLAEDRSKMYEDRRSTALYFAVANNNLEATEMLLEAGANPNLDMFNPLLIAVRRGCMEMITVLVEHGANMNASILTHPCSFPAVVMLGMKYLPILKYLMDNGCDALSCFDCTYGSNPHPPLKTSSSGRGRGRDFSEDEDEAPINTCVQFCEAISDPTISLWAGPIIDMLLDYVGHVKLCSRLIEHLDSYHDWAGIKVKAMPPHSLMQLCRLKIHQQVGIPRLRHINTLPLPPILIKFLNYNKGDCLNV; encoded by the exons ATGAGACCCCTGGTGCCTGTGATTGAGAATGGGGATTTAAAGGCTTTAACAGAGATAGTGAAATGCAATCCAGAGAGTCTTTTTGTACCAAATGAGGATGGATGGATTTCTCTACATGAAGCTGCATATTACGGTCAAGAAGAATGCCTCAAGATTATATTAAGAG CCCATCCTGGCATGGTGAACACATGTGGTACACACAATCAGACCCCACTTCTTTTGGCTGCCATCTTTCACCATGTGAACTGTGTGGAGTGCCTTCTGGACAGAGGTGCCAATCCCGAAATTGCCAATAAGGACGGAGAAACACCACTCTTCAAAG CTTGTGGGAAGCCCAATGCGGAGATTGTAGACCACCTCCTAAAGTATGGAGCCTCAGTGCACAAGGCTTGCGTTCGGGGTGTGACACCTCTCCATGAAGCAGCTGGGCATGATAACGTGGAAATTTGCCAGATGTTGTTGGATGCCGGGGCCAAGATGAATGCAGCCAATATCTATGGGATAGACCCGTTCTTTACGGCAGCACAGAATGGGGGAGTGAAGGTGTTGTCCTTCCTGATTAGCAAAG GCGCTGATATGAACTGCCAGGCATGTGATGGGGCAACACCCTTGTACGAGGCAAGTAAGAATGGTCACAAGGAAGTTGTGGAACTGCTTCTATCTCAGAAAGCAGATGCAAACCGAACAACCAAGTCTGGCCTCCTGCCTCTTCATGTTGCTGTCCGGAAAGGACATTTTGA CATTATGTCCATGCTGATCCCTGCCACAAGCAAGGCCAAAGTTCAATGCAGTGGCATCAGTCCCCTCCACCTGGCTGCTGAGCACAACAGGGACTGGATCCTAGAGGTGCTTATCAAGAGAGGCTATGACGTCAATCTCCAGCTGGCAGAAGACCGATCCAAAATGTATGAGGACCGTCGCAGCACAGCGCTCTACTTCGCTGTCGCCAACAACAACCTAGAGGCCACCGAAATGCTTCTGGAGGCCGGCGCTAACCCCAACCTTGACATGTTCAACCCTCTTCTTATCGCTGTGAGGCGGGGTTGCATGGAAATGATCACAGTGCTGGTGGAGCACGGAGCTAACATGAATGCGTCCATCCTCACACACCCCTGCTCCTTCCCGGCAGTGGTCATGCTCGGTATGAAGTATCTGCCAATCCTGAAGTATCTGATGGACAATGGCTGCgatgccctttcctgtttcgaCTGCACATATGGCAGCAATCCACACCCACCCCTGAAAACGTCAAGTAGTGGCAGGGGCAGGGGCAGAGACTTCAGCGAGGACGAGGACGAAGCTCCAATCAACACGTGCGTCCAG TTCTGTGAGGCGATTTCCGATCCGACAATAAGCCTCTGGGCAGGACCCATCATAGACATGCTCCTggattatgttggccatgtgaaACTCTGCTCCCGGCTGATCGAGCACCTGGATAGCTACCATGACTGGGCAGGGATCAAGGTGAAAGCAA TGCCACCACATTCACTGATGCAGCTGTGCAGGCTGAAGATCCATCAGCAGGTTGGAATCCCCAGACTGAGGCACATCAACACCCTGCCCCTCCCACCAATACTAATCAAGTTCCTCAACTATAATAAGGGAGATTGTCTGAATGTCTAG